In Haliscomenobacter hydrossis DSM 1100, the DNA window CAGCACAAAGCGGTACTGCATGGACGCCAATTCGCGGGCACCCCAAGCCGAGAGTTTGAGGATGGCGGGGCCACTTAGCCCCCAGTGGGTAATCAAGAGTGGGCCAACGCTGCTCAGTTTGCTGCCTTCAATCACGGCTTCGGCCAAAGGAACAGATACACCCAACAGATCACTCAAACGTGGGTCTTTGATGTTGAAGGTAAAAAGAGACGGGACCGGATCGATGATGCGGTGCCCCAATTTACCCAGCAGTTCCCACATACTGGGGGAACTCCCACAGGCCATCATGACCCGGTCGGCGTAGAGGGTTTGTTGTGCGGTTTCCACGACCCAGGTTTTTCGCTCAGCAGTGGGTGCTTTTAATGCTTTGAGCGCGGTGTTGGTGTACACGCTGACTCCGGCTTTACGTGCGGCGGCCCACAGGCAATCGATGATCGTTTGGGAATCGTCGCTGGTCGGGAACATCCGCCCATCGGCTTCTATTTTGGTTTTGACCCCTCTTTTTTCAAACCATTCGATCGTATCCCCGCAGGCAAAACGGTTGAATGGGCCCAACAGTTCTTTTTCGCCACGGGGATAAAATTTGGTCAATTCACGAGGTACAAAACAGGCGTGCGTGAGGTTGCAACGGCCACCGCCAGATACTTTCACTTTGCCCAGTACGTCTTTACCTTTTTCCAGAATGATGACCTGCGCGGCAGGATTGCATTCCGCAGCCCGAATGGCGGCAAAAAAACCTGCGGCCCCTCCGCCAATGATGATGATTTTGTATCTATCCATCGCTTTTATAAAAAGCACAAGATAAAACAAAGTTTTTAACGAAAATTTCGTCAAAAATTTAAAATAAAGTTGACAGAACGAAAAATTAGTTGTAAGCTTGCAGCATGAAGAAATTGAACGAAAAAGAAGAACAGATCATGCAGATCATTTGGCGGATGGGGAAGGCCTTTGTCCGTGAGATCATGGAGGAGTTAAACGAGCCTCAGGTTCCGGTCACTACGGTTTCTTCGTTGGTACGCAAACTGGAGAGCGAAGGCTGGTTGGATCACGAATCTTTTGGTAAAACCCACCGGTATTACCCCTTGATCAGCATGGAAGATTACCGCAAAGCCAGCATGAGTTCCATGAAGGAACACTACTTTGCGGGATCAACTACCCAGCTCTTGTCCTATTTTCTGCGGGAAGAAAAAACGGATTTGAGCGAAATTGAACGTTTGTTGGAAGAAATCAAAAAAGCTGAATCCAAGTAACAACTCCCAAATGATTTGCGCATGAGTATCATTGCACCTACCATTTTTACGCTGATTTATGCAAGTTTGTGCCTGCTGGCATTTGGATTGGTCTACGAGCGCTGGATGCATCGGGAGTCCTTTTTTCAAGCCAACCGCCTGTATTTGTTGCTTACCCCTTTGTTGGCCTTGGTGATACCCCATTTGCGCATTGAGGTGACGCTTACTTCCGCGGTTCACCCGGCGGTACGCATCTTAGAGCAAAGCCAACAAATTCCCAGCGAATGGTTGCGGTTGTTGTTTCCACAGCCACAAGCCTATGTACTTTCCTGGGGCACGGTTTTGCTGGCCATATACTTGACTGGATTTTCCATCGTATTGCTGCGCAGCCTGTTGAATTACCTCAAAATCTGGCGCTGGATACGCAGTGGTAAAATGGTAAATATGGGGGGGTGGATTCTGGTTGAACAAGCAGACATACCGGAAGCAGCCTCTTTTTTCAATTGCATTTTTTGGAAAAACGACCAACCCATGCCAACGATGGTGCTGCAACACGAACTCATCCACGTACAACAAGGCCACAGTTGGGATGTGTTGTTGATGGAAATCTGGATTGCCCTGCACTGGTTCAATCCCCTGGTGTACCGCTTGCGCCAACGCTTGCAGGAAACCCACGAATTTATTGCCGATGCGGGCGTCATTGAGGCCCAAGGTTCAAAATATGCCTACGCATGTCTTTTAGCTTCACAAAAACAAAAACTTGAACAAATGCCTTACAACACTTTTGCCGCCCAATTGAGCTCGCGTTTGCGGCGGATGACTCAAACGAGTTCTCCGCAATGGAAAGCCATTCAGTACGCAATTTGTCTGCCCCTGGTTTTGAGCCTGAGCATGTTTTTCTCGGTAAACTACCTCCAGGCTTTGCCCATGCCAGCGAGCAATGGGAATTTGGGCGAAACCATCAAAAAACTCGAGGAGACTCCCGTTTTGCAAGTGCGTATTCAGCCCCTTGAAACCATGAAAAAGCAAGCGACGACCGCTAATTTTTCAGCAGTTGAACTTATCCCAACGCTCGCTCCAGACACCGTACCTGTCCAGTCCACGATCAAAGTAACATCGGGTAATTCAACCGTGAAGGTCGTTACCGATGGGCAAACCCTTACCCTGGGTGGCCCCGGAGTGCTCAGTACCTCTGCTGGAAAGCCACTGATCATCATTGATGGAAAAAACATGGGTTTGGATGGCGATGAAAACCCCATGTCGAAATTAAATCCCGCTGACATCAAAGCCATCAATGTACTCAAAGGAGAAT includes these proteins:
- a CDS encoding NAD(P)/FAD-dependent oxidoreductase, producing the protein MDRYKIIIIGGGAAGFFAAIRAAECNPAAQVIILEKGKDVLGKVKVSGGGRCNLTHACFVPRELTKFYPRGEKELLGPFNRFACGDTIEWFEKRGVKTKIEADGRMFPTSDDSQTIIDCLWAAARKAGVSVYTNTALKALKAPTAERKTWVVETAQQTLYADRVMMACGSSPSMWELLGKLGHRIIDPVPSLFTFNIKDPRLSDLLGVSVPLAEAVIEGSKLSSVGPLLITHWGLSGPAILKLSAWGARELASMQYRFVLRINWIMAKLEDTRQDIDTLKLEDGRKMVAAHAQFGLATRLWKRLVSAAGIREDKRWADLNKKEIQQLAEELTQGRFQVNGKSTFKEEFVTAGGVDLKEIDFKTFGSKLFPGLYFAGEVLNIDAITGGFNFQAAWTGGWIAGEAMATVQ
- a CDS encoding BlaI/MecI/CopY family transcriptional regulator, coding for MKKLNEKEEQIMQIIWRMGKAFVREIMEELNEPQVPVTTVSSLVRKLESEGWLDHESFGKTHRYYPLISMEDYRKASMSSMKEHYFAGSTTQLLSYFLREEKTDLSEIERLLEEIKKAESK
- a CDS encoding M56 family metallopeptidase, which codes for MSIIAPTIFTLIYASLCLLAFGLVYERWMHRESFFQANRLYLLLTPLLALVIPHLRIEVTLTSAVHPAVRILEQSQQIPSEWLRLLFPQPQAYVLSWGTVLLAIYLTGFSIVLLRSLLNYLKIWRWIRSGKMVNMGGWILVEQADIPEAASFFNCIFWKNDQPMPTMVLQHELIHVQQGHSWDVLLMEIWIALHWFNPLVYRLRQRLQETHEFIADAGVIEAQGSKYAYACLLASQKQKLEQMPYNTFAAQLSSRLRRMTQTSSPQWKAIQYAICLPLVLSLSMFFSVNYLQALPMPASNGNLGETIKKLEETPVLQVRIQPLETMKKQATTANFSAVELIPTLAPDTVPVQSTIKVTSGNSTVKVVTDGQTLTLGGPGVLSTSAGKPLIIIDGKNMGLDGDENPMSKLNPADIKAINVLKGESAIATYGEAAKDGVIVVTTKGSPVSIENSVNQNFNVRINGEPQKVESVNVTGGAVKIRTSGPSGDRPLIVKDGKVLGRLHQGESDEPLKSIDVNTIKSVNVMKGKAAIDKYGKDAEDGVIEVETKKQ